Part of the Tepidibacillus fermentans genome, TACTCATTAGAAAAGTTATGGGTCGTGAAAACGAATTGAACAAATTTTTGAATAGCTCTTTTACTTTAAACTGAATTTGGTTAATATAGAAATTGGAATCATTGAAAAATAAAGGAGAATTTTTATGAATATCGTTATACCAATTATTACTTTTGTTGTTGGAGCAGTGGCAGGTTTCGCAATTGGGATATTTTATTTGAGAAAGCAATTCTCCAATATGGCAATGGATCAAAAACAAATTCAACAAATGGCTAGGCAAATGGGTATGAATTTGAATCAAAAACAATTGAATCAGATGAGTCGGATGATGAATAATATGAACAATAAGAAGAAAAAAATAATAGAAAGTAGATACGGAAAGTGAGGGTGAATATGGCCCTCACTTTTTTTATTCCACTACACGGACAACGGAGCGTGTTGAAATATACAAACTTATTGATATTCTGGTTAAAGTGTTTGTCAAAAATTTTTGAATAGGTGGAATATAACGAGATAATGAAAGCAATTTTATGATATTTAAAAATATTTAATATAGTTGAACGAAAATAGAACGTGTAAGTTTTCATTGAATCATGTAGTATGAGACTTAAAAATATTCAGACATTAATGCTTTAAAGAGAAAATGAAAGGGGAGTCGTTTTGATGAAGAGGTGGATGGTTTTCCTTGCTATTCTTGCAATGGTTGCTAGTATCATCACGGGATGTGGAAGTAAACAGACATCAGGAAACAGTGCAAGTGAGGCAAAAACGATTAAAATTGGTATTGATTTAGAATTGTCTGGTGGAGTGGCCGCATTTGGTTCTTCTGCTTTAGACGGTGCTAAATTGGCTGTAAAAGAAATCAATGCAAAGGGTGGGGTATTAGGAAAACAACTTGAATTAGCGATTGCAGACAACGCTTCCAAAGCGGAAGAATCAACACGTGCCATCCAAAAATTAATCTCTGATGACAAAGTCGTTGCAGTGATT contains:
- a CDS encoding YneF family protein encodes the protein MNIVIPIITFVVGAVAGFAIGIFYLRKQFSNMAMDQKQIQQMARQMGMNLNQKQLNQMSRMMNNMNNKKKKIIESRYGK